The following are encoded together in the Astyanax mexicanus isolate ESR-SI-001 chromosome 8, AstMex3_surface, whole genome shotgun sequence genome:
- the dennd4c gene encoding DENN domain-containing protein 4C isoform X3 translates to MIEDKGHRVTDYFVVAGLTDKSTPLEQDLSETKSSGPKAPITDLAVINKSAGETVPEGFTCIEVTTTGQPANLNHGSLKSPELFLCYKRGYGKPPLSDIGVLYEGKDRLMQGCEVIQATPYGRCANVNNSSATSQRIFVTFRRSPPVQPQNSLAVTDICVIITSKGETPPHTFLKVEKNLNCGMWGSSVFLCYKKSVSASNSIAYKAGLIFRYPEEDYESFPLSDSVPLFCLPMGAKIESWAPNTRYPLPVFSTFVLTSSSGEKVYGAAIQFYELYPTENLSEKQKIQLGLLTAVDKKPIPGRTVNTNKCICLLSRWPFFKAFKEFLMFLYRLSADSVNPLPIEKHISHFMHNVPFPSPQRPRIMVQTWAHENIMLSQPVCTPLPLSGADYSTLLKNLGPENCATLLHFILLENKILLHSLRPDVLTGIAEAVVAMIFPFQWQCPYIPLCPLSLAGVLNAPCPFIVGVDSRYFDLHEPPPDVVCVDLDTNTIYLSDEKKYSNWKNLPKKPCKSLINSLVNLHHQLTIVRRNASENSAVEMTPIEADFTWVNKMAGLEMEVQEAFLRFMASILKGYRSYLKPITQAPSEKATAADSLYDLQGFLKSRDRAHQKFYSQLTKTQIFIRFIEECTFVSDKDTGLAFFDYCIEKLFPSDKGTDKGTKVEGEWSEDAKLLELDESQKSEHTVFIMPPEPPPDDGSQPPATYSYKSFPRLRLELFDRPQELKPALSNRAAGASLSSSPALLAKRTKQEVKLAYKMAKRCYSNPPQWAKCLYSHCYSLWFICLPAGLRISHSKPRAMQQALNVLVKMRSTEVEVLDEVCYRVVMQLCGLWGMPVLAVRVLMEMKKAGVEGNAITYGYYNKAVLESPWPSRNRSGRFMWTKVRNVVRGVAQFKQGLQSSARSKRAPPITTVSLDAIADGEGDRLSHCSADSASLANGEEHALFPRRLIVEDTNGSHCSTGGQSDQGYGSKDELHQDTVDASKSTVFPLSTGDHVSKSKTVMSQENGKDIAGSVDSAVAVSEPPSPAEPTSPSPSIVKLSTGSFDLSTGRRDSGGGSTGGGKLFTPRSMSEDISLPEDDGPANADTTQPSQQQRVKAFAERSCSFSAESRAGMLLKKNSLELSVDHMGADAKILAAAFSGGKTPPPTTVSGSVFKELEMGPSAPSALKEEDNEEGGEKKELIDLSDEPTDKGKKPTEVITPSDEGAGKGLSVSSSSKGVEREDVEIGADPLSLLASENEEAASIQSQESARLVPTVVSRKLADEIEMYMNLKSPLGAKASSMELHQGPQRDADLRKSDLVDSPAGKQSLERRSSLPAGPVKAPDSLETPKRSPAVTRSKTFAIKSPKTPGSAGQRSSSLTALVRSSQSGSLGSVITSISGIKMDTLLSGPKVDMLKHGMKQAATVAGKVWNAVASAYNYSDDEDDQNQPRDSFPAHLEEQLLGDDEADRPMPRGLMTSLAANGLTHSNTSLGSSGSSDNGRGLHGQHLTSGRFMRGADSERSEQSSSHHASSSSIYCALEVLMSSCSQCRSCEALVYDEEIMAGWTADDSNLNTTCPFCQTSFLPLLHVEFNDLRTTPGFYLKISTSGDSLHSSSTQPTASTSSEVKVGSPSDPPDLISFSDSPDSKGQHEETLTNQGGAQKALVPEPVISDPLGLLERQAEKRGTSLTRSNSVGGPLQSLDSTQRPNHGISTTSLPNSLQEVVDTLGQKRPNPKPVSVPYLSPLVLRKELETLLENEGDQVIYTQKFLSQHPIIFWNLVWYFRRLDLPSILPGLILTSEHCNNGVQLPQTSLPQDSKLVYVQLLWDNVNLHQEPTEPLYQRWRTFLQMKGSLAPTDHQEIRTLLNSIVRSIQTNDVYGPINLLLREIKRHPELKRQRSIYREILFLSLVALGRENIDVEAFDREYRVAFDELSPEQLKALSSIDRPPSNNVQWCVKCFGAPFI, encoded by the exons ATGATTGAAGACAAGGGTCATCGCGTGACGGACTACTTCGTGGTGGCCGGACTGACAGACAAGTCCACACCGCTAGAGCAGGATCTTTCTGAGACAAAGTCTAGTGGTCCCAAAGCCCCAATCACTGATCTGGCAGTAATCAACAAGTCTGCGGGTGAGACTGTGCCTGAAGGCTTTACATGCATTGAGGTCACCACCACAGGCCAGCCAGCCAACCTCAACCATGGAAGCCTTAAGAGTCCAGAACTTTTCCTGTGTTACAAGAGGGGCTATGGGAAGCCTCCTTTAAGCGACATTGG GGTGCTGTATGAAGGTAAGGACCGTCTGATGCAGGGTTGTGAAGTGATCCAGGCTACACCATATGGGCGCTGCGCTAACGTTAACAACAGTTCGGCCACATCTCAGCGCATCTTCGTCACCTTCCGTCGCTCGCCGCCTGTCCAGCCACAGAACTCCCTTGCAGTCACGGACATATGCGTCATAATCACAAGCAAAGGAGAGACTCCTCCACACACTTTTCTTAAGGTTGAGAAGAACCTGAACTGTGGCATG TGGGGGTCCAGTGTGTTCTTGTGTTACAAGAAGTCTGTGTCTGCCTCCAACTCTATCGCCTATAAAGCAG GTTTGATCTTCCGCTACCCAGAGGAAGATTATGAGTCCTTTCCTCTCTCAGACTCGGTGCCTCTCTTCTGCCTTCCTATGGGAGCCAAGATTGAGTCCTGGGCACCAAATACACGTTACCCCTTACCCGTCTTCTCCACTTTCGTCCTAACCAGCTCCTCTGGGGAAAAG gtctACGGTGCAGCCATCCAGTTCTATGAGCTCTACCCAACAGAAAATCTGAGTGAGAAGCAGAAGATCCAGCTGGGACTCCTCACCGCTGTAGACAAGAAACCCATTCCTGGCCGTACAGTCAACACCAATAAGTGCATCTGTCTGCTTTCACGGTGGCCCTTCTTCAAGGCCTTTAAAGAATTCCTCATGTTCCTCTACAGGCTCTCAGCTGATAGTGTCAACCCTCTGCCCATTGAGAA ACACATCTCCCACTTTATGCATAATGTGCCCTTCCCCTCACCACAGAGGCCTCGAATAATGGTCCAG ACTTGGGCACATGAAAACATTATGTTGTCCCAGCCTGTATGCACACCTTTACCACTAAG CGGGGCAGACTACAGCACTCTGCTGAAGAACCTGGGCCCAGAGAACTGTGCTACACTGTTGCATTTCATCCTGCTGGAGAATAAGATTCTGCTTCACTCTTTAAGACCAGATGTTCTGACCGGGATAGCTGAAGCTGTGGTAGCG ATGATCTTTCCTTTCCAGTGGCAGTGCCCCTACATCCCTTTGTGTCCTCTCTCCCTGGCTGGGGTTCTGAATGCCCCCTGTCCTTTTATTGTGGGCGTGGACTCCAGATACTTTGACCTCCATGAACCTCCACCAGATGTGGTTTGTGTGGATCTGGACACCAACACTATCTACCT GTCTGATGAAAAGAAGTATAGCAACTGGAAGAATCTCCCCAAGAAGCCTTGCAAGAGTCTTATTAACTCACTGGTCAACCTCCACCACCAGCTCACCATTG TGAGGCGGAATGCTTCAGAAAACTCTGCAGTAGAGATGACTCCAATTGAGGCGGACTTCACTTGGGTAAATAAGATGGCCGGGCTGGAGATGGAGGTCCAAGAGGCCTTTCTCCGCTTCATGGCCTCCATACTAAAGGGCTACCGCAGCTACCTCAAGCCCATCACCCAGGCGCCCTCGGAGAAGGCCACAGCCGCAGACTCTCTCTACGATTTGCAGG GGTTCTTGAAGAGTAGAGATCGTGCACACCAGAAATTCTACTCCCAGCTCACCAAGACCCAGATATTTATTCGCTTTATCGAAGAATGCACCTTCGTCAGTGACAAAGACACAGGACTGGCCTTTTTTGACTATTGCATTGAAAag CTTTTCCCGTCTGATAAAGGAACAGACAAGGGCACAAAG GTTGAAGGAGAGTGGTCAGAGGATGCaaagctgctggagctggatgAGTCTCAAAAGAGTGAGCACACTGTCTTCATCATGCCTCCAGAACCACCTCCTGATGACGGCTCACAGCCTCCTGCTACATACAG CTACAAGAGCTTCCCCCGGTTGCGGTTGGAGTTGTTTGATCGGCCACAGGAGCTGAAGCCAGCACTCAGCAACAGAGCAGCAGGGGCCAGTCTGTCCAGCAGCCCTGCACTCCTGGCAAAAAGAACCAAGCAG GAAGTGAAGCTGGCCTACAAGATGGCAAAGCGCTGCTACTCAAACCCTCCCCAGTGGGCTAAGTGTCTGTACAGCCACTGCTACAGCCTGTGGTTCATTTGTCTGCCTGCAGGCCTGCGTATATCCCATTCTAAACCTAGGGCCATGCAGCAGGCCCTCAATGTCCTAGTAAAGATGAGGAGCACTGAGGTGGAGGTGCTGGATGAG GTGTGTTATCGTGTGGTGATGCAGTTGTGTGGGCTGTGGGGGATGCCTGTCTTGGCTGTGCGTGTCTTAATGGAGATGAAGAAGGCTGGAGTCGAGGGCAATGCCATTACTTACGGATACTACAACAAG GCTGTCCTGGAGAGCCCTTGGCCTAGCAGAAACCGCAGTGGCCGCTTCATGTGGACCAAAGTGCGGAACGTGGTGCGAGGTGTGGCCCAGTTCAAACAGGGTCTGCAAAGCTCAGCTCGCTCTAAAAGAGCTCCTCCAATTACCACAG TGTCTCTGGACGCAATAGCAGATGGTGAAGGAGACCGACTCAGCCACTGTAGTGCCGATAGCGCCAGTTTGGCTAATGGAGAAGAACATGCACTATTCCCACGTCGACTTATCGTTGAAGACACCAATGGGAGTCACTGTAGCACAG GAGGGCAGTCTGACCAGGGATATGGCTCCAAGGATGAGCTACATCAGGACACTGTAGATGCTTCCAAATCTACAGTTTTTCCACTTTCCACTGGGGACCATGTCAGCAAGAGCAAAACAGTCATGAGTCAAGAAAATG GTAAGGACATTGCTGGTTCTGTTGACAGTGCAGTGGCTGTTTCTGAACCACCCAGTCCTGCTGAGCCCACATCTCCTTCACCCAGCATAGTCAAACTCTCTACTGGGAGCTTTGACCTCTCTACAGGGAGAAGAGACTCAG GTGGTGGTTCAACAGGTGGTGGAAAACTCTTCACCCCTCGCAGTATGAGTGAGGACATCTCCCTGCCCGAAGATGACGGCCCTGCAAATGCAGACACAACCCAGCCTAGTCAACAGCAGCGAGTCAAAGCTTTTGCTGAGCGCAGCTGTAGCTTCAGTGCAGAGAGCAGAGCTGGAATGCTCCTGAAGAAGAACAGTCTGGAGCTGAGTGTGGACCACATGGGCGCCGATGCTAAAATATTAGCCGCTGCTTTTTCCGGAGGCAAAACTCCTCCACCCACTACAGTCTCAGGCTCAGTCTTTAAAGAGCTGGAGATGGGGCCAAGTGCACCGTCAGCTCTCAAGGAGGAAGATAATGAAGAAGGCGGTGAGAAAAAGGAACTAATTGATTTAAGTGATGAACCTACGGACAAAGGGAAGAAGCCGACAGAGGTGATCACACCTTCAGATGAAGGAGCAGGGAAAGGTTTAAGTGTATCCTCCTCTTCTAAAGGGGTGGAGAGAGAGGATGTAGAAATAGGGGCAGACCCCTTGTCCCTACTGGCCTCAGAAAATGAGGAGGCAGCCTCCATCCAGAGCCAAGAGTCTGCTCGCCTCGTCCCGACAGTGGTCTCACGAAAGCTCGCCGACGAGATTGAGATGTACATGAACCTCAAGAGCCCATTAGGGGCCAAGGCCTCCAGCATGGAGCTTCATCAGGGGCCACAGCGTGACGCAGACCTGCGGAAGTCTGACCTTGTGGACTCTCCAGCTGGCAAGCAGTCTCTGGAGCGACGATCCAGCCTCCCTGCTGGACCAGTGAAAGCCCCCGATTCACTGGAAACCCCCAAACGCAGCCCTGCGGTCACAAGATCCAAGACCTTTGCCATCAAGTCCCCAAAGACACCTGGCTCTGCAGGTCAAAGGTCATCCTCGTTGACTGCACTAGTCAGGTCTTCTCAGAGTGGGTCATTGGGGTCTGTTATCACCTCCATCTCTGGCATCAAGATGGACACCTTGCTTTCAGGACCTAAAGTGGACATGCTAAAGCATGGCATGAAGCAGGCAGCCACCGTGGCTGGAAAAGTCTGGAATGCCGTGGCCTCAGCCTACAACTACTCTGATGATGAG GATGACCAGAACCAGCCTAGGGACAGCTTTCCTGCTCATCTGGAGGAGCAGCTGCTCGGTGATGATGAAGCGGATAGGCCCATGCCTAGAGGCCTGATGACCAGCCTTGCCGCCAACGGCCTCACTCACAGTAACACCAGCCTGGGTAGCAGTGGCAGCAGTGATAATGGCCGGGGACTACATGGGCAAC ATTTGACTTCCGGCAGGTTCATGAGAGGTGCTGACTCTGAAAGGTCTGAGCAGAGCTCATCTCATCATGCAAGCAGTTCAAGCATTTACTGTGCTTTAGAG GTGTTAATGTCCAGCTGTTCTCAGTGTCGCTCCTGTGAGGCTCTGGTGTATGATGAGGAGATCATGGCAGGCTGGACAGCAGATGATTCCAACCTGAACACCACTTGTCCGTTCTGCCAGACCTCCTTCTTGCCCCTGCTTCATGTGGAATTTAATGATCTGCGCACTACACCTGG GTTTTACCTGAAGATTAGCACTTCAGGAGACAGTCTCCACAGTAGTAGCACCCAGCCTACAGCCTCCACATCATCAGAGGTCAAGGTGGGCAGTCCCAGTGATCCACCTGATCTCATCAGCTTCTCTGATTCCCCTGACAGCAAAGGGCAGCATGAGGAGACACTGACCAATCAGGGTGGAGCACAGAAAGC TCTCGTGCCTGAGCCAGTGATTTCAGACCCCCTGGGACTCTtggagagacaggcagagaagCGTGGCACATCTCTGACCCGCAGCAACAGTGTGGGTGGGCCTCTACAGAGCTTGGATTCAACCCAGCGGCCCAATCATGGAATCTCCACCACCAGCCTGCCTAATAGCCTGCAGGAGGTAGTG GACACACTGGGTCAGAAGCGACCCAATCCAAAACCAGTCTCTGTGCCTTACCTCAGCCCTCTAGTGTTACGAAAGGAGCTAGAGACCTTACTGGAGAATGAGGGAGATCAG gtaATCTACACTCAAAAGTTCCTCAGCCAGCACCCTATCATATTCTGGAACCTAGTGTGGTATTTCCGCCGATTGGACCTTCCCAGTATTCTACCTGGACTCATACTGACCTCTGAACACTGCAACAATGGTGTACAG CTTCCGCAGACATCCTTGCCTCAAGACAGTAAGCTGGTTTATGTGCAGCTGCTGTGGGACAATGTCAACCTGCACCAGGAGCCCACAGAGCCGCTCTACCAGCGCTGGAGGACCTTCT TACAAATGAAGGGGTCTTTGGCTCCCACTGACCACCAGGAAATACGGACACTACTGAACAGCATTGTTAGGAGCATCCAGACGAATGATGTCTATGGTCCTATCAACTTGCTACTTAGGGAAATCAAGAGGCACCCAGAGCTCAAGCGGCAACG GAGTATTTACAGGGAGATCTTATTCCTTTCACTTGTGGCCTTGGGGAGAGAGAACATTGATGTCG AGGCCTTTGATCGGGAGTATCGAGTAGCCTTTGACGAGCTGAGCCCTGAGCAACTCAAAGCTCTCTCATCCATCGACAGGCCACCTTCCAACAACGTGCAGTGGTGCGTCAAGTGCTTTGGAGCTCCATTTATCTGA